A window of Dehalogenimonas sp. WBC-2 genomic DNA:
ATAATGTCGGCTCCTTTTGCCGCCAGGCCAGCTGCCAGGTCAGGGTTCCAGGCATCGGCGCAAATGAGTATACCAAGTTTTAACCCCTGGAGTTCGATAACTTCCAGTGACTTACCTGTGTCTGCCCATGACTCGGTGCAATGGGCCCGGTGAATATTGATCTTGCGATGTGTCCCGGCGACCTTGCCTTCAGGTGACAGGACGAAGACAGAGTTATACAGGGTATGGTCATCATCGTCATGCTCCGCGGTTGCAAGCAGGATTGTTATTCCGAGTTGTCCAGCAAGACCGGTCATGTGTTTGAGCCAAAGATCTGATTCAGGGCCAAGCCAATTGGTACCGATATAGTCGGCAAAGTGATAACCACTTTCAGCGAGTTCCGGGGTAATAACGAATTTAGCGCCCGCAGAGGCGGCAAGGCGCACGTTTCGCTCGATCAAGGCACGGTTAGCACTGAGTTCGCCCGGTCGCGGGTCAATATGAAGCAAAGCAACTTTTAGTTTAGCCATAAACTTAGTCCAATATTCTCTAATGACAAACACCCGTAAGTGGGGTGAATCACGCTTCGGTGCCAGGAAGATATTTGGTTATTCCGGTTTGGCTAATTGGTATCCGGCTCCAATGCGGGTTAACAACAGTTTGGGATCGGATGGATTTTCCTCGATCTTTTCTCTCAGGTGACGGACATATACCTTAAGGCTCTCGGCGGCACCGGGGTATTCTTCACCCCACAGGGCGCGGGCAAGGGCGGCGTGACTCACCGGATGGCCGACATTGCGCATCAACTGGCTCAATACAATGCCTTCAGTCCGGGTCAGGTTAATTTTATGACCTTTCAGTGTCAGGTCACGGATCGAAGGGCCGATACTCATGCCGCCCACAGTGAGCGGCAATTCATCGCTGGATGTTTCATGGCGGCGGAGAATGGCCTTAACTCTGGCCAGAAGTTCCATCTGGCGGAAGGGTTTGACGATATATTCATCAGCGCCGAGTTCCAAACCGCGGACAATATCTGCCTCGTCTCCTCGGGCGGTGAGGATAATTACCGGCACATGGCTGAAGCGGCGGATTTCTTTTAAAACGTTGAAACCACTGGTATCCGGCAACCCCAGATCAAGGATGACCAGGTCTGGATTGTGTTTTTCCACCAGGGCAATGCCCTCTTCCCCGGAGGAGCTTGAAAGAAAGGTTGCCTGCGACCACCTGATTTTAAAGGTCAGAGTAACGGCCTCTATGATTTCGTCATCATCTTCAATGAGTACTACGGTCATCTCCGGTTTATTCACTTTACGTTCTCCATCTTATTAGCCAGCGGCAGGGTAAAATAAAATATACTGCCCTGGCCTTTTTCACTATTGAACCAAATCTCGCCACCTTGTAAGGTTACAAGCATTTTACATAATGCTAACCCAATACCCATACCATCATTGGGATCCGCGTCCCTCTCGACTCTATAATAGGGCTGAAAAATATTAACCTGTTCCGCGGCGCTGATGCCCCTTCCGGTATCAGAAACACTCAGTCGTAACATTTTACCACTAACCTGGGCTGCAAGTGTAATCTGGCCGCCACGGGGGGTGAATTTAGCTGCATTGGTAAGCAAGTTCAGTAAAATCTGGCGCAGACGGTCTTCATCAGCCATAACCGGGGGTATTCTATCGGCAAGGACGAGCTCCAGTGATTGATGCTTGCGATCAAATTGCGGTGATATCTCGGCTGCCAGATCCAGGAGTAGAGGCGTAACCTGGAGTTGCTGGCGGGAAACCTTCAGGACACCCATCTCGCCGCGGGCAAAATCCAGTAAATCATTGATGCGCCGTTCTAAATTCAAGGCGCCGCGATATATATTGCCTGCCAAACGGAGTTCGACTTCACCTTCCAATATTTCCAACAGGGCTTCCCCGGAGGCAATAAGGGGGGTTAAGGGGGTTTTAAGCTCGTGTACCAGTGACCGGGTAAAGTCGATACGCTTGCCGATCTCTGTTTCTAATGCCTGACGTAATTCCTTTTCACGGTTATATAAACCGGTAAGTGTTTGTTCCGCCTTTTTCCTGATGGAAATATCACGTGAGATTGAAAGGGCTACCAATTTTTCCCCGAGTTGGAAAACATGGGAACTTACTTCTACCGGGAAATTTCTGCCATCACGAGCTCGATGGGTGGCTTCAAAAGTGCCGCGGTAGTCTGTCGTCAACTGAGGTGCGGCAGAATTGATATCTTCGGGTATACCGGTTGAGATATCCGAAAACTTCAATCCAGGCATTTCATGGATGTTATAACCTAGACTGCGCGCGGCCACACCATTAGCCTCAAGAAGGATTGATGGCTTGCCCAGATGCACTTCCCAAAGAAAAATAGCATCGTTGGCATTATGAAAAATGGTGCGGAACACCTCTTCATTTTCAAAGAGGAGGTGTTGTTCTGTGGCTTTACTTGAGGAGACCGTTCTAGGATCAGGCACGAGTTTCTTGTGGATACCTGGTAAACCAGCATCGCTTTCGTTCATGTCTGGTTCCATTATACAATATGAGAGTTATATTGACATTATTTGGGGGAACTATTATTGACGGATAAAACAGCGTCAATCAAAGCGAATTCTGAAATATTGCTGTGCCGTTGTGCTGATTGTCCTTTGAGCCCTGTCGAAAAGTGCAATAGCAGTCAGCTTAAGGAAGTACTGGCAAGTATCTTTGACAATGAAATACCTGCCAAAGCACCAGCGCTCTACTGTTTGCGGCAACAATCACCTTTGACTTGTCATAACACTGACAACGATGAAGGCTGTCTATGCCGCGAATGCGACCTTTTACCTGACCGGCATAGGGTCTTTTATTGCCGGTCAGGTGAGTCTTGATTGTTCTTTTTAAAAAAGATCACCAGATCATCACCCCGGTCATAAAAATCCGGGACACGCGCTATTTCTGAATAACCGCATCTTTGGTAGAATCGGCGGGTTTTATCATATTGAGGCGTCGAAGAGGTCTCAAGCATCACCTGCCAGCCGCCATGCTTTTGTATGGCTTTCTCAGCAAGGTCCATTAGTTTCCGTCCGGTACCCTGACCTTGGGACGACGGCTCTACAGCTATCCAGTATATTTCCCAATTACCTTTACAGAGCGGCGTATTGCCAAAGCATACATAACCGATGACACGACCATCTGCCTCAGCAACTATGGTGTAATACCCGGAGGTTAATGGATTCAATACACAGGCATCCAGCACCTCTTCGGCTACCGGCAGTTCATCCGGCGCGAATTCCGGGATACGGCATAATAGCTCCATTAAGGCAGGTTTATCATTGAGCTCCAGCGGCCGATAAATAACGCTCATTTATTTGACCAAACCGAAATCAATGATTTTGGACACCATAGCCTTATAACTAAGCCGGGCAGCCTTAACCTGACGGGCAACCCCTGTGCCGGGAGCTATATCAGGGTTGGCATTCACCTCCATGACCACTGGATGCCCATCCTTGTTGAGCCTCATATCCACCCGCCCATAACCTTGACAACCAATAGCCTTAAAGGCCATTAAAGCGGTTGATTGGATCGCCGCCCGCAAATCCGGAGTCACATTTGCCGGGCACTGCACCGCAGTATGTGCGAAATACATGCTTTTTGGCTCCCATTTGGCGGCAAAAGTGAGGATTTTGGGTAATCCTTCAGGCAATGTATAAATAATCTCTGAAAGCGGCAACACTACCGGTGAATCAACACCCCAGACGGTGGCATTGAATTCCCGCCCCTCCAGGAATTCTTCAACCAGCGCGGCTGTGCCGTCGTAGCGATTCACCATGGCATCAACTTCACGTGACAGAGCATCCATATCGAAAACGACGCTTTTTTCTGACAGACTGTGGGAAGCATCATCGGCGCGAGGTTTGACGATGCAGGGAAAGCCCAGGTGGAAGCGGTCAAGGTCACGCGCGGTCAAGAGTTGCTGATTGGCGGTACGGACGCCATTGGAGCGCAGACGTTGATTGGCTGCAGCTTTGTCCAGAGCCAAAGTAAGAGTTTGTGATGATGAACCAGTAAAAGGTAGTCCTAATTTTTCCACAAAGCCAGCTATCACGGCTTCGGTAGCCGGCATGCCGGCGAATCCTTCGAATAAGTTAAAGACAATATTAACGCGAAGCTTGCTGAGTGTTTCATAAACACTCTCTATTGGTAAATTCAGCGGTAACTCAACATAATCATAACCAAGCGCTCTAATTGCCCGCCGCACTGCTTTGACGGCGTCAAGCACGCCGTTTTCCGCCTCGGATTCACCCAGCATGTCATAACTTGAGGGCATGGGCTGATTATAGATTAAGGCTATCTGCATAGTTGGGGGTACCTTGCCAGGGCACTGCTGAAAATAGTCCGGATAAGTTTGTCATGACTCCAACCCATTTGAGTTATCAGTATATAGAGGTCACTGTCCACAGATAATCCTGGCAAGGGATTGATCTCCAGAAAATACGGCGTGCCATCGGTTGCAATACGAAAATCAATGCGACTGAAATCACGGCACCCCAGCGTAGTGAATACGGTAAGCGCCTGGGCTTTGATGTGTGAGATAATACTCGGGGACAGACGAGCAGGATACTCATAATCAACCAATTGCTTGTAGTCCCGTTTTATTTCCAGAGAATATATGAAGTGCCCGGTTTTTTGCCGCGGCACAATCCGCATCGGCAGTACCAGCGGTTCTGTCCCGTCTGCCGCAAAATTACCGATGATGCCGCAGGTAACCTCATCACCATCAATGAACTCTTCAGCCATTACCGTCTGTCCATAGCTGTTAAGGAGGGCGTTCACCCGTTCCGCCACTTCATTTGGGGAATTGGCCATTGAAGTCAACCGAATGCCTTTGCTTGAGCCTTCAAAAGCCGGCTTAATAAAAGCAGGGAAACGGAATCCGGCCCAATCCAAGTCTTTTAAATCATCAGCTGACCTGAAAACATGCCATTTGGGAGTGGTTATCCCCGCAGACCGAAGCAGTTGTTTAGTTAGTGGCTTGTCTAAGGCTATTGACAGCGTTTGAGGATCAGCGCCGGAATAGGGAATGCCCAGCATCTCCAGTACCGCAGGTACCTGGGCCTCCCGGCCGCGATAATTGCCCCGGCCTTCAGAGATATTAAAGACGAAATCAACACTTGTTTCCAAGATGTTATTCAGAAACTGCCGTCCACCGCCAAGCCGGACCGTTTGATGTCCGGCATTCTCAATGGCGGCGGCCAGGAGGTTTATTGTTTCTGTGGAATCGTATTCTTCTAAGGCATCATCAGGGGCGGCGGCCGTGGCGCTCACCTCTTGTTTAAGGTCGTACGCCAGCCCTATCTTCATTTTTTACCTCAATTGATTTCAAGTCTGGTTTGAGTTGCGGCGGTGTCGAGCCTGTCTTGGATCTGCGGGCCGGGATTGAACGGGTCGGGTTAGCGAAATGACTGATATGACCCTCATAATTTCTGACGACCAACTCTTGTTCATTATGGCTCAATACGTAATTGGGGGCCAGTGGAATTTTGCCTCGACCATCAGGTAAGTCAATAACATAGTTGGGAATGGCCAGACCGGAGGTATGTCCGCGCATGCCTTCTATTATACGCAAGCCGACTTCCACCGGCGTCCACAGGTGCTCGGTACCCTGTACCTGGTCGCATTGAAAGAGATAGTAGGGACGGACCTTGGCCTTGAGGAGTCCATGGCACAGTTTTAACTGGGTGTTCACAGTGTCATTGATGCCCCTCAGCAAGACGCTTTGGTTGTTGACCTGGACGCCAGCACGAAGCAGACGGTCGCAGGCGGCGGCGGCTTCCGGGGTTATCTCATTGGGGTGGTTGAAATGGGTATTCAACCAGATAGGTCCGTATTTGGACAACATGGAGCAGAGTTCATTGTCAATTCGCTGCGGCAGCACTACCGGGAAGCGGGTGCCGATGCGGATGATCTCCACGTGTTCAATGGTGCGCAGCGCGGCTAAAACTGTTTCTAACCGGCGCGTCGAAAGGGTCAGAGGATCGCCGCCGGAAATTATGACGTCCCGGATCTGGGGATTCTTGCGGATATAATCCAGCATGCGTTCCACTTCGTCCGGAGTATGAACCCATCCGCCGTTACGCCATTCACGTTTGCGAGTGCAATGGCGGCAGAGCATAGGGCAAATATCGGTAAGCACCATTAAGACCCGGTCAGGGTAGCGATGAACCAGGCCGGGCACGACAGAATGGTGGCCTTCTTCAAGAGGATCTTCCCGGCCATTACCGGGAGCTATTTCCAGGACACACGGTACTGCCTGTTGTCTGATAGGATCGGCGGGATTGTTGCTATCCATCTGGCAAAGATAGTATGGGGTAATTGAAAGAGGGTAACGTGAGGAAACCAATTTAAGACGGGTACGGTCTTTTACTGAAAGCGGCAGAAAACGGGATAACTCTTCTATGGAGGTGATGCGGTTCCGGAAGTGCCAGCGCCAATCATTCCATTCATTGTCACTGACGTTAGCGTAAAATTTTCTCCGGTTAAACTGTGACAGGGAAAGGGGGGGCTCGTCGGGTTCAGCACAGGGGGAGGGGGGGTCGGCTTCGTCTCCATTGTTGAGGGTTTCTTTGTGCATTTTATTAGCTCCTAAAAATTACTGCTTTAATTGTAGCAAAACTGGCTGTGGCGTCAATAGCGGATTAGCTTTGAGCCAGCTTCGGTGAAAAAATATTTTATAATGGCCACGGTGGATAAGGCTCTATCAAACGTTTTTGTTCTGGCTGTGGGGATTGAAATTTTACCATCCGTTTTTGGAGTATTAATGCAATCCAATTACCGGCAGACATAAGTAAAGAAATAACCCAAGCTATTACCGGACGAGCAACAGCGGTCAACGACCCTTTATGCTCTTCAATTAACATCCGATTGTGACCAGCCGATATGATCCGAGGTAATAAGGTAATTACCACGCTTCCCCGCAACAGTCCGGATAGAAGAAAAAGCGTCAGGAAGCTATACCCTGCTATCTCCGGCAGCCGTGTGGCTAAGAGACCGCCTAAGAGAGCCCCGGCACAAATGGCCAATCCGGACAGTGCATTAAAAAGAGCGATGACGCGCGTCCGGCGTTCAGGAGAGGCAGATTCATACAGCAGATTGGTGCTTGCCAGGTTGAAGCCACTCCAGGCGATGCCGGAAACGGCTTGGATGGCAATTAAATAGGGTAAACTGTGTCCTCCCAGCCAAAGCACAGGAACGAGCGGAATAATATATGAGGTCATGCGAACAACTTTTAATTGGCCGTGTTTATCAGCCAGTCGGCCCCAGAAGCCCATAAATAGAAAATTGAAAATAGTGGCAGAGGCAGTGACAATGACGAAAGCGCCATAACTGAAGCCTAGGTCTTTTAACATGTAAACGGTAAAAAAGGGTGCCGCAATATGTGTTGCCATCATCATTGCCGCTACATATAAACTGAGACGGCCGCCGCCGCTGACAGGCAGTTTTTTCAACTCTTTGAATGGGTTGAATTTATCAGGGCATCGGTGTGAAGGAGGTTCATACATGCGAGTTAGGAAATATGCTGATGCCAGCCGGAACAACATTGCACCGCCTAATAATACGGAAAATCCAATCATGACCTGTTGCCCTGACAGCTCCAGCACCAGTCCGCCGACAAGGAATCCGCCTAAAAGAGCCATGCCGCCGATCTTATTACGGGTCCCGAAATAACGGCCGCGCATGCCGGCTGGCACAAGATCGGCCATCATACTGCCCCAGGCAGGATTACCGAGAGCGCCGAATACACTGCCAGCGGTGAAAAGGACGATAAGCCACCATACCCCTGCGCCGTCGAATATTTGAGGCAGCAGCAATATTGGCAACCATAAAAATGCCTGTACCAATACCACCGGCAGGATGAACATCTTGCGAGTCTTCAGTCGCTCAGATACGAACGGTGAACCAAGTTGTGATATGGCCAAGGCCAGATTAGGCAGACTGGCTAACAGACCGATCTGGCCGGTAGATGCCTTGAGCGCCAGGGCGAAGGGGGTAATGAAGTCCTGGGTGAATCCCAGCATGGCGTTATAAGCCGCGCCATCGAATATCGAGAATCGGAGACTTTTATTAACTTTAGGATCGGCGGCGAAAGTTTTCATTCTAGCCTGGACTCGTTTGGAGAGGGCCACAGTGAGGCGATACAAGCTTTTGTGTTGGGGTTCTTTTAAGCTGGTAGCGACTAACCAAGGGATTAAGCATCACAGCAAAGGGGACGCAAGTGATGGCCATGAGGAATACATGCAATTTAGACGTCATATGAATATCGGCGGGAAAGATGAGCAGTCCTTTACAACAAATGTAAAAGAACCATGCTTTAACTCAGGCGTTTTGGTCAGTGGTTGGGGCAGTATAGCGGTAGTGCTAAAACCCGGTGCTGCGGGCCACAGAGTTAGTGCGCGAGGCTTTTTCTACTGCCTTATACCCCTCTAAAATTAAATATTCGGTAAAATGAAAACATGGCTAATAAAACATGAATAGTATATCATGTATTATCGGCCTGTTCAAGGGCGATATGGTTATTATGGAATTTGTTTATAGGAGAGACGAAATTGGCTGAGTGGGCTTTTTTAACCAATCACGCTTTAGTCTTGAGCATAATGGCTCAACATAATAGGGTAATTGCCCGGGATATAAGTCAAACAATCGGTATCACTGAACGAGCTGTGCGGAAGATCATTGCCGACCTGGAGCGGGACGGTTATATCTCAAAAAAGAAAGAAGGCCGTCGCGTCAAATATAAGATAAACTCTGAGATGACATTACGTCATGATACTCATCGGGAGATAGCGGTCGGCAGTTTTTTGGAAGTGCTGGGGTGGAAAAGGCGTCACCGTAAGACCAAGGCAGCAGTTGTTATACCACCTCCTGCCAACGATGCTTCACTTTAAGGTTGAGGATTCCCTATTTTTATAGGTAGCGATGTTATTTGGTTATTGTTTCCTTGTTCGCACTTTTGGAATGTACAATCCAACATAATATAGACGCTTAAAAAACCCGTTTGAGACATCAGGTTACAATCTGCTAGACTTGCCGTTACACATGGAATTCATAACGATACTTTTAATCGCGTTAAGCCTATCGGCTGATTGCTTTGCGGTATCTATCTGCGGCAGTATCAGCATGGGCGCTTCGCTTGACCGTGCCCGCCAGTTTAAGGTGGCCGCATATTTTGGTTTTTTCCAATTCGCCATGCTGCTGGTCGGCTACCTGGCTGGCAGTACCGTAGCTAGCCTGATCGAGAGCTTCGATCATTGGGTTGCCTTTTTCCTGCTGGTCTTTATAGGCGGACGGATGATTATAGAATCGTTTGAAAAAGGAAAAGAGGAAGTGCTGGATATTAGCCGGGGGAAGGCACTCCTGGGTTTGTCCGTGGCTACCAGCATAGATTCACTGGCGGTTGGACTGACTTTTGCATTCATACAAGTATCTATCATACCTGCTGCGGTTTTAGTGGGCGTCATCGCTTTATTTGCAACACTGGCTGGATTTGCAACCGGCAGGCGACTGGGTAATGTTATCGGCAAGCGGGCAGAACTGGTTGGCGGCCTGGTTTTAGTCGGTATCGGCGTTAATATATTAGTACGAGGGTTTTCAGGTGGATCATTCATGGCCCCAATTTAGTGAATGTTCATATACCTTATT
This region includes:
- the aimE gene encoding aliphatic amidase amiE: MAKLKVALLHIDPRPGELSANRALIERNVRLAASAGAKFVITPELAESGYHFADYIGTNWLGPESDLWLKHMTGLAGQLGITILLATAEHDDDDHTLYNSVFVLSPEGKVAGTHRKINIHRAHCTESWADTGKSLEVIELQGLKLGILICADAWNPDLAAGLAAKGADIIVSVANWGETPCPPESCWEKRSQETGVPVWVCNRTGVEHALSFEDASSLVAVDGKRLIGYSGPGAAILLFDWDIDKKAPLQTEFEVVLIS
- a CDS encoding DNA-binding response regulator; translation: MNKPEMTVVLIEDDDEIIEAVTLTFKIRWSQATFLSSSSGEEGIALVEKHNPDLVILDLGLPDTSGFNVLKEIRRFSHVPVIILTARGDEADIVRGLELGADEYIVKPFRQMELLARVKAILRRHETSSDELPLTVGGMSIGPSIRDLTLKGHKINLTRTEGIVLSQLMRNVGHPVSHAALARALWGEEYPGAAESLKVYVRHLREKIEENPSDPKLLLTRIGAGYQLAKPE
- a CDS encoding Histone acetyltransferase HPA2 (Histone acetyltransferase HPA2 and related acetyltransferases), encoding MSVIYRPLELNDKPALMELLCRIPEFAPDELPVAEEVLDACVLNPLTSGYYTIVAEADGRVIGYVCFGNTPLCKGNWEIYWIAVEPSSQGQGTGRKLMDLAEKAIQKHGGWQVMLETSSTPQYDKTRRFYQRCGYSEIARVPDFYDRGDDLVIFFKKNNQDSPDRQ
- a CDS encoding dalaninedalanine ligase (dalaninedalanine ligase and related ATPgrasp enzymeslike), yielding MLGESEAENGVLDAVKAVRRAIRALGYDYVELPLNLPIESVYETLSKLRVNIVFNLFEGFAGMPATEAVIAGFVEKLGLPFTGSSSQTLTLALDKAAANQRLRSNGVRTANQQLLTARDLDRFHLGFPCIVKPRADDASHSLSEKSVVFDMDALSREVDAMVNRYDGTAALVEEFLEGREFNATVWGVDSPVVLPLSEIIYTLPEGLPKILTFAAKWEPKSMYFAHTAVQCPANVTPDLRAAIQSTALMAFKAIGCQGYGRVDMRLNKDGHPVVMEVNANPDIAPGTGVARQVKAARLSYKAMVSKIIDFGLVK
- a CDS encoding dalaninedalanine ligase; protein product: MKIGLAYDLKQEVSATAAAPDDALEEYDSTETINLLAAAIENAGHQTVRLGGGRQFLNNILETSVDFVFNISEGRGNYRGREAQVPAVLEMLGIPYSGADPQTLSIALDKPLTKQLLRSAGITTPKWHVFRSADDLKDLDWAGFRFPAFIKPAFEGSSKGIRLTSMANSPNEVAERVNALLNSYGQTVMAEEFIDGDEVTCGIIGNFAADGTEPLVLPMRIVPRQKTGHFIYSLEIKRDYKQLVDYEYPARLSPSIISHIKAQALTVFTTLGCRDFSRIDFRIATDGTPYFLEINPLPGLSVDSDLYILITQMGWSHDKLIRTIFSSALARYPQLCR
- a CDS encoding lysyl-lysine 23-aminomutase — translated: MHKETLNNGDEADPPSPCAEPDEPPLSLSQFNRRKFYANVSDNEWNDWRWHFRNRITSIEELSRFLPLSVKDRTRLKLVSSRYPLSITPYYLCQMDSNNPADPIRQQAVPCVLEIAPGNGREDPLEEGHHSVVPGLVHRYPDRVLMVLTDICPMLCRHCTRKREWRNGGWVHTPDEVERMLDYIRKNPQIRDVIISGGDPLTLSTRRLETVLAALRTIEHVEIIRIGTRFPVVLPQRIDNELCSMLSKYGPIWLNTHFNHPNEITPEAAAACDRLLRAGVQVNNQSVLLRGINDTVNTQLKLCHGLLKAKVRPYYLFQCDQVQGTEHLWTPVEVGLRIIEGMRGHTSGLAIPNYVIDLPDGRGKIPLAPNYVLSHNEQELVVRNYEGHISHFANPTRSIPARRSKTGSTPPQLKPDLKSIEVKNEDRAGVRP
- a CDS encoding hypothetical protein (major facilitator superfamily); translated protein: MKTFAADPKVNKSLRFSIFDGAAYNAMLGFTQDFITPFALALKASTGQIGLLASLPNLALAISQLGSPFVSERLKTRKMFILPVVLVQAFLWLPILLLPQIFDGAGVWWLIVLFTAGSVFGALGNPAWGSMMADLVPAGMRGRYFGTRNKIGGMALLGGFLVGGLVLELSGQQVMIGFSVLLGGAMLFRLASAYFLTRMYEPPSHRCPDKFNPFKELKKLPVSGGGRLSLYVAAMMMATHIAAPFFTVYMLKDLGFSYGAFVIVTASATIFNFLFMGFWGRLADKHGQLKVVRMTSYIIPLVPVLWLGGHSLPYLIAIQAVSGIAWSGFNLASTNLLYESASPERRTRVIALFNALSGLAICAGALLGGLLATRLPEIAGYSFLTLFLLSGLLRGSVVITLLPRIISAGHNRMLIEEHKGSLTAVARPVIAWVISLLMSAGNWIALILQKRMVKFQSPQPEQKRLIEPYPPWPL
- a CDS encoding integral membrane protein, whose protein sequence is MIIESFEKGKEEVLDISRGKALLGLSVATSIDSLAVGLTFAFIQVSIIPAAVLVGVIALFATLAGFATGRRLGNVIGKRAELVGGLVLVGIGVNILVRGFSGGSFMAPI